AGCAATAATTCGAGTAGACATTAATTTTGAACAATCAGCTTGAGTGTAAATATGACATTTGCCTTCTTGTAAAAAACTACATTAACGAATCAGAACCCGCTTTAAACTGCATGCTGGCGTCCGAACCAACTTGGTATAACCAAACACTCAACTCAAATTGAATGCCATATAAACACGCTACCAACAATTGGCTTGGCTACGACATTTTAATCATGTAACGGCCACCTATGTGTACCACTAAAAGGTAAGGCCTTGATAGTAAGGGCATCTAAAAACCATGTACGATATATTATATTACACGACATACGAACTTCAAAACTAAAAGGCAGCGAATAAGAAACACGCCCCATGACACATTCCTCATACATGCGAGTATGCGACTTTAAACATAGGTgatcaaagaattaaaaaaaaactttgatgcgggagacaaaaaattatttgaataatttcaAGGAACGGCTAAAATATGTTGCATTACCTATCCCAAACACATGGATGGATGGACTAAGATGATTGTTTCACTCTACAGCCAATAgtaataggaaaagaaaaaaaaaagtaaaggacaTAATATCTGGACCACCATAGACTCCTATAGTTACGGTATCAGCAGATATCATGGGATATCATCTATCTCCTTTCTTGCTCCTTCCCCCATTTCACCCTGTTTCTCCTCCTGTACGTAAAAACCACATCTTTTCTGCCAAGTTAGCAGAAGAAAGATTGGTCATCACCCACCGACTTCCTCCATAGCAATGCagaacaataaatttttaaaaataaaaatgaaaaagcagACTCCATGACCATGTTATGTTGTTGCTGACATGAAATGCAGACCCAAATGACCGAACACCTGTTCCCAAAAATGGTGATGACCCGACTCATGTATGCAGTTGAGACCCCCACGCAACAAATGCAGATGTATGCAAGAACTAGAAGCCATGAAATAGCAATAGCCTCAAAATGAAATTGCTCGACTGATTGCCAACTTGGCCCATTCGGCAGATTCCTTAATCAAATGGTCATCAGATGATAAACACTCTTTGAGGAAGTCTTTGCTAGACACAGATTGCTGAATCAAGGGGCCAGCACTACTGCCCAAAGTATCAGCTAAATCTCCAAGCACGCCAATTGCTGTCTTAGTCACAACATCATCCCTGGAAGGACAAGAGGcaccaataaattaaaataacaaattaaaaaatttgaagatgCAAAATTCACAAACAGGCAGAATTAGAATTACAGAAAATTACTTACATGTCCTTCTCCATATACAAACTATCCAAGAATTGCAGCACATGAGGAGCATAAGACATCAGAAGCTGGGTCTTTGGGGAACCTTTAAATCCTTGGAAGATCCCTGAGTATGCCTCTAGAATTCCATTTCTCAAAGAATTTGTGTATTCTGTCATATCATCATCAGCACCAGATGTATGAGCAGAGAGTTCTGCAGCACTCTGaagcataggcattgcatataaCAAGTACTTCTCAAAGTTTTCTCCAATTGCCAAGGCTATGTCTccaaaacatgaaaaaatagGAGGCTTAACAGACCTATGCAGCTGATTGCTGGACAAATCCTTAAGAAGTTGGGTCATTATCCCATCACAATAAGGCAGTACTTTCTCCTCCAAGGCTCTGCATACATCACCAACCACACCCACTGTGATAGCACATACCTGGTAGTCCTCAAAATTTTGGAGACCCATCTCCAAGTACTTGTAAAATTCTGTCATGTATTTCGCAAAATCAGCACcagttgcataggccaaagctCCAATGGCAAGCATAGCCTCCTCATGAGCTGTTGCACTTCGAGAAGCAAACACTCTCAAAAATAAACCCATTATTTGGTCAGCATACTGCATGAAATGATACTTTGTTGGTTCAGATGATCCTAACTTCTGTATGATAACCTGCAAGCAACCACATAGAAGGCCTTGTAACTCATTCTGCCTCTCGTCAGATGAAACCTTCTGATTCTCAAGAGTCTGATGGAGCTCCATCATGATGAGAGGAACAAGTTGTACCACCATAGGAGCTGTTTCATCATTAGAACACCTCACTACTTCATTTAAGGCTTCATAGGCTGCTGTTCTAAGGCGGGATTCTCCAGCATCCTCTCTGTGAGTTACAGTGAGAAGAGCATGAACAATATCTTGAAAGAAGGGGGTCAATGGAGAGGACGCAGATGCAGCATCCTCATAGCCTTGGGCAAGAAAATAAAGAGCACCACAAGCCTTCTCAGCAACATTTGGAACATCCTTCATGCTCTGAAGCAGCACAGTAATAATCTGTTGGCAGTTTGCTGGAGTAATAATCGGAGTATCCAGAGCTGATCCATGCAAAAATTCGAACATTCGCCCTAGAGTCCATGCAGTTGTGTCCTTCACGTGATTATTTGGATCTTTCATCAATGCAGTGAGCATGAAATTCAAAGCCATATTCACCAGTGGCACAAGTTTATCAGGGGAGGGACCTTCTAAAATAGAGCCAAAGGCATAAGTTGCAGCTTCCCTTTGCCTCCAATCTGGTTTGGTTATATTCTCTTCAATAAACGGCATAACCAAAGGTACAATGTCATCACCAACTGTCCGTGCAACTAATCCCAAGCAGGTACCTCCAGCCATAGCAATGTTCCATGCTCCTTCATCCTGGTCTTGATCTTCTTCTTGCTTCAGCAGTGTCTCCAATAACATGGGGACAAGAAATGAAAGTGCctgtttaataaaataaaagcaggGAACCTCTGAATCCCCACTAAAATCACCACCATATTCTTCTAGTATATCAATTTCTTCGTCACATATTGAACTCCAAAACTCAATTGCCTGAAGTGCAACCGGCTCCTCATCTTCCCTCACAGCCTTGGCAGTGATGTTGAAGATATCTTGGATATAAGGAGCTAACTTTTCATAGTATGTCGAAGAAATAGCTACCAAGCACTCAAAAGCTGCTCGTCGAATCTTCAATTCAGGAGATTGTGTTGTCTCACACACAATTCTCATGATATAATCCCGCTCCATGTCATTAGAAAAATTCGCCTGAGCAAAACCCAATGCATTGTACAATGCTTTTATGGCAGCAAGCCTGACATCATTGTTTTCTTCTGTTGAATTCATCCCTTGAACAACAGCAGTGAGTATCTTATTTACATGATCCTGGTCTACTACATCAGGGGAAACTTCTTCACAGATGTAACCAAGGGTCTCAAGTGTTGCCTGTCTTGTAGGGGCAGGAAGCTGATGAGCATTAGACAAGAGGGATCCTATCAATTCAGGCCACTGTTTATGAGGCAACTCAATGCCAGCAACTTTAGCAATAACCTGTGATGCAGTTGACCGGGCAtcaagagaaggagaagaaagtGTCCTTAACAAGAATGCCTTAATCTGGGATTTCAAAGTTGGGTCCAATGACAACCATCTTTGAACAAATTCTATTTTTCTGTGCTGCTCTTTAGCATCCAGAGCATTCTTCAGAATTAAACCTGCTAGCTTGCGACTCTCTGCAGGCTTGTCGTCATTTGCCAGTTCCCCAGCAAGAGAAAACAAGAAACTTGGAAGATTCTGTTCCTGAAATTGTTTCAAGCTTTCCTCGGCTTGTTTCCTTAATGTGCCATCGACTGCTTGCGCGTTTAAAAGGATTTGAGTAACCTCCATGGCCATCTGAACCTGAAACACATTAAAGGCATGAAAAATTATCCACCAAAACAAACTAGCAACCATGACTTATCACAAACATTAGTATGAAAATATAACTTAACCAAATTACAAAATACAAACCAGacaagcaaaaaaggaaaaaattcaaaaaaaaataatgaatgtaCAATACTAACAAAAAATGGATATAGCTGGCAatgaaaaaatgcaaaataattgCAGAAGTAAAGTGTTAACAACAAAAGACCAGCTGATTCAGCGTGCAACAAATTTAAAAGTGGTGAGATTAAGAAAGACAAATAAATCGTAAATGATAGACAAAGTGTCATGTATGCGTACGGCTATGGGCCTGTGACACCATAAAGCATACAAAACTAGACTCCTGAAGTGTGTTCTCATTATCTcaacaggaaaaaaataaacaaagagatattGATATATAACCATAGCACAGACAGTATAGATAAAACTAGTGTTTTCTACTCATGAGAAATTGACCTAAACCTCTCATAAACCCTATGTCACCACATAAAGAGAACATGGTAATAACAAGTGTATAATAACATTAAGAAGTAACCCCAGAAATGCAACAAACTACATCCCAAATAATCAAAATGGAAGCACCCCATTGCTCAGAAAATACGCTTCAGCACATTCAAACACTGTTTGCAGATGTCCCAACAGATCGaaaatgcaagaagaactacATATCGATGTTCTACATTTCCTCAAACAGCCAAACAACACAGTGCATCAACAATCCCGAACACTCCCgattcaaataaaacacaaaatcaaACAGTACTAAAAAAGAAGGTTTACGAAGTGATtctgatcaaaaaaaaaaaaaaacctaaaccaGTGGAATGAAGTAAAACCACTGACTCGGATCAGCGGCGGAAGCAGTGGAAATAATAAGAAGAACAAAGCAAGGGTTCTAATAAGGGATTATAGCGAGTATAAGAAAATCAATGGAAGGGAGAACTCACTTAGTGACGACGAGATAACGAGTGGAATCAGCGATTGAGAGAGCGAGTCGAAGCCAAGTGAGGGAGCGCGGCGACTCTGAAACCCTAGCAGAGTGTGGGAAAAAGCAGAGACGCCAATGTTTCAAGTTTTTTCGGTTCTTCAATACTTGCTTTTTTATATTCGCTGTACAACACACCCGGACAATATCCGCCGTTGATTCAAATAGGGTTAATCTCCACGCTACGATCCTCCCATCAACGGCTCTATTTTGAAATGCTTGCTCGATATCGATTTTCATTTTTCGTGTGCGAGCGGTGTCATTTGGGGCCACGCGACATTTCCCGCGCGTGTTACGAGCTCCAGGTTCAAATCAATGCCATATGATGTGAGGTATCGGTCGATTCTTTTCTACGCGCCGTGTCAATGGTGTGGGCTTTGCAGTCACTGGATTATGGGGGTATTATAACAGCTATGATTgctctttattttatcaaatcaaaaatacCATATCATATGGTATAGCCATAGCTATACTCACTGCCACTGCTCTTTTGTTATTATTGAATTGTTTTACGATTTTAATGGTTATGTACAGcttaaataatatttgggttaattcagtttttattcttttaagatttttagttttttaatttttttatgataacttttaattctttattaattttttctcataacttgtattcttttattaattttttgtcataacgtttaatccttttaaatttttttgtccatttttagttttttatttatttttattactcaaaattaatcctaaatataaataaacgaGGGGCTAAAAATACATAAAGTATGAACTatgtttgaataataaaaataaactgtaggctaaaaatggacaaaaaaattaaaaaaaactaaaagtgatgataacaaattaatcaagaattaaaaattgtcataaaattttGAGGGACTTAAAATTGGAAGTTAGaaattttgagaattaaaatcttaattaacccataattttatgttgtcatttaatcttaaataaattatcgttgatatgatttttaaaataattatcctaaaattaataaatttatcatatatgatagattataattgaataatgatataaaattattttctaatgttaatgtataatcaattttttttattttttatcgttGTAGTGAGgaatttgtattaataatatattaatatttcaattatttattaactttaaaagTATACATacatttaagttaaatttaactataattTGTAATGTCAGTAGATATACGTAATTAACATGAAAATCATgactatcaataaaaaattatcatttatatatctaaaaaccttttaaaaaatagttgaaataaattattttaagttgtaccgaagttaaaattttatcactgtaatagttttttttttttaagtttgcaATTAGATTTAAGgggaaaaaattacattattataaCATATGTACTTATAAAAACATCCACATTAGACTCAAttcttaagtaaaattttatgtttgaaccttataaataaaaaaacgtaATTGATTTAAGAGTTAAATTGTGATATAAAAATCACTATTGTTTGTCGTGTTTGTAGTGTAAgacaatgatattttaaaaaatgttaaggcacaaacaataattaatgacttaaaatcatgttttttcaaataaacaaaaataataagaaaagccaacaagaaaatacaataatttatattgtttctTTTCGAGATTGTGTCTAGTTTTTGACACTTCACAAAATTTTCActatctttaacaaaagatacaagtatttttttaccaCCACTTTTGAATCTTACAATAAACTCATCTGCAAGCTTCCACAACACAAATATTATTACCTACCAAAATATTTTTAGCgctaaaacaaataaacatatttGTTTAAGTTGAGGGTGCTTACAAACAAGATTGTTGTCTTACAAATGCACATCTAACTTAAATACAATTGTGTTTTTTTCTCAAAAGATATAAAagtattttgagaattttttacaacttaaatttttttactggaTCAAGCTTAAAggtaaaagagaataaaaatttaaatttgagtaaGTTGTTCTAACTTCAACTATTCAAAGCTTTTAGATTTATAGAGTTCATCAACAAGTAGCTATTATATCTAAAAGgtatttgttttgcttttaataTTGAGTTTGAATAAGGTATTTATTGGTGTATTAAATGCACATTCACTCCTTGTTGATACACCACTCTACTTATCTTTAGCCTAAATCAAGCCCAAAATAAATTTGTTCTCCTTGAAATTtctcatttattaaataattttatataactattttcatgtaaaaatgataaataattaccCAATAAATCAGTTTTGTTCCAAACTTTttccaatttaaaaaatacttgattttttttccctttaaatgaaaattttcaaattatagacatattaaaaatattttttttttgggaaaaaaaaagtCCTGGATAGATTTATGCCGTCAACCGAgagtattttgattattttacagaaatatttttaagtaatttctaaaaaaagttataaaattgcATTTAATTATTCTagcttgaaattaaattttaaacaatcctatattttttttaacgatGGTCATCGTATTCACTCTTATACTAATACTCTTTgatcaatattaaaaataaaagaccaaCAAGATTAAAACTCAATTACACACCCTCTTATATTGTCATCATTAAACattagtttgtttaaatttatttgttagaaTGAAcagttctatatttttttagtgtgtttgtctaaattattttgcttgaaagaacaattttttcacttattttaataagcaaattctatttatttattaaaaaactatataaaaaatatatttttttagtttaaactaACTTACCTTAAACATGGTTTGGTATACATATTTCTTGTAATGCCTTTCACTAAAATAACAATtcgtactaaaaaaatataaaatctcaaaattataatagtcttaaattacttaataaataaagtcaaataaataattttttataaaagtaaaaatattatccTCAAAATATGAACAtctaaattaaatgaatattaaCAATATAACGAAAGTGATGcattttatgtttaattctGAAGTAGTAACCaaactaaaataaatgtaaCTAAGTAAATTATATCTTTAAGTATGTTCATACTCGACAAATTTATGCTTTGAAAACAACACTTACACTGAGATGATAATTTTAGTGAATAAAACAACTAACAAAAGTTAGTTCGCAAACAATGTTGTTCTCAACCATTGTGCTAATATGAAAAACCATGGTatctaaaatgaatttaaaataagattacatatgtatatatttacacatcaataaaaatcatattaaacaaacacaattcatgaaaattttgaatacaaaatatttaaataacgaCAATACTTCAATGCatctaaataaatataacaaacaCAACTGAGTAATTCATAGAATCACAAGACTAAATTGTTTGGTTCTCAAGTATATCTCAAATTCTTCAAAGGATCTATgagtttatattatattttatgcaaTGATATTAAgagttgtttaaatttttaatttcttttaaataagtatttttttaagaaatagaaagaatttacttcttaaaataagtaaaaaaaattatatttttttaagtgaaaatagTTTAGATAAacatactaaaaatataaaaagttacttatttgattaaaataaatatttatttcaataaataagtttaaataaactcaCCCTAAATAGaaagaacagaaaaaaaaattaactttgatGTGAATcctacacctttatttttttctttaattcaaatatttattttctttcatttttttttttattttcaaccaaaTAACTCTTAAGAGAGGGTGGCAGTATCTTTAAGGCAAATGGAAGGATTAAGACAAAAAGAAGTAAGATTCTCAtctaaagataaattttaagcaaaagatataaattttctCTATCTCGTAATTGTTGCTTATTATCAAAGACCTtgtctccaaaaaaaaaaaaaaaacactgatGAAGAAGAGTAAGGCATGTTATTCTTTCCACTTAATTGGCTTCTAAGGTTGCTCCTCAGACACAGTCAACGTAGAGAAAGTAAGCCTTTTCATTTCCTTTGTGTTTTATTAGTTGCTTTAGTATTTTTAGTTATGTAAATATTGCTTTTTTGGGTAGATAATGACTcaattagttattatattttatagtgttgattttttttattagttaccAAATAAAATCTCCAACATTACGTTGGtcagaataaaattaaacttaaatctcTTAAATaagacattaaatttaaatattatggatggaaaaaaaatcattaaaggaGAGATAACGATGtatgataagatttttttaatctatttttaaaattgaaatcatagaaaaataaatttaaaaatatgaaaacttgTCAAAACAATccaaattgaataataaaaaaatttaatttgatttaattaaaatttaatattacattcAAGTCAGACAACATCAaaccatatattatttatatgcttgatttgtatgatttttgtaaaaaaaaatcaaactaaaccacGCGTGAACACTTCTAAATCTATCATTAGTATgctattattttgaaattaatattaaatcatattttatttcaaaaattgaaaaatcctattatatgtaaaatattattgttttatattgttatatttaaatgttatttttcatattatttgatttactaaaataatacaataaaaaattttagtttatatgatatgattaaatgactattatatataaaaatatttacctttaactaaaatttaataataataacaataatattagcaataagaagaagaagaacctaGATGATTGAGTCTTGTAAGTTGAGGTCATAAAGATGGACGGCACAGGTGTTCCCAACACTAGAAGGAATGGGATtggttgaaaaaacaaaaagccaAATTTCTATTGGTCCACGTCATCATCAATGACATGTTCGAGCGTCAAGCTTCAAGTTCACGAAATGACCAGGTTTCGGTAGAGTCCCTCACCACACTACATAAAAGCCTCGCTCCCTCGTGCCATTTCAAAACCCAGAaaccaattacaaattacacTCTTTGCCCTCGCACCTTCAACTTAACCTTTTCTACTCATAATCTTAACAACTTGCTAgaagaagataaagaaagagaaaaagtgtgtgtgtgagagagagagcaaTGGCTGGCTCGTGGGCACGCCGTTCTCTGATTGTTCTGGCTATCATTTCCTTCGGTAACTTTCACCACATAATAGATCTGATCATGTTTTCTTTTAGCTCTTTGCTGTTTTTGTTTAAATGCGCAAGTGGAAAAATGTAACCAGATCTCTCTttctttgaacttttttttggatCTGTTTTGTTTGATTCGTTGTGTTACGTAGCGGTAGATCAGTGACTGAGATCTTAGACGTAGTTGCTTAGGAGGATTTCGTAAATCGTGCCATGTTCTGCTTTTTGGTGACGTTCTTTGCGAACTCGTTAGTTCCAGGATCTTTCACGTTTGAGTTTGAGTAATATGCGTTTCTCTGCATCTGAGAATTTCGTCAACAGTGATCAGTTGGAGTTGTTATTCCGATTTCCGAGGGAgcgttttgtttttgaaaatgcTAATTGTTGCAAAATACTTTTGGTAACCAACACATTTATCTCTGATTTCTGTTCAATCAGATTTTATATTTCGTAACTAACACACGTAcctttgatttcttttaaatcagattttatatattttaaagtttttttaatcaacatttgttttcaaaattatcattgGTCGACGTTAATGTTTCGTGCAAATATGTTTCTAACTAACTAGCAATGCtcgtttgttttttgttttttaagttgtCGATAAAGATTTTCACTATTAAGCGGAGTGATTAGTATTAGCCATGGAAAGAAGTTTTGTTCCGTTTGTTGCTTAAGATTATTGCTTTCATTGCatggtttttcaaaggattGACGTTTGCGTATTTGCGATTTGAATATGACATCGTGAAGTTTCCTCCGGCTGATAATTGAATACATTAGTAAAAAGTATAAAGTAGAAATGTCTTTATGGTAATTTGTTAACGGATTCATatcattattgtattttatcGTTTATTAtgctaaataaattttagtttatcgGGCTTGTCATTTGTCAAGCACTATTATGTGCAAATGCAGAAATTAATTCCATTTTGATGAGTTTCAGTGTTGTAAAACTGCAATTATGTAACTAACATTGAGATATTTTTCCATAGGATGTTTATTTGCAATTTCCATTGCTAAGGAGGAAGCCACAAAATTGGGGACGGTCATCGGGATTGATCTTGGAACGACCTATTCATGTGTTGGTGTTTACAAGAACGGCCATGTTGAAATCATAGCCAATGATCAAGGTAACCGTATCACCCCATCGTGGGTTGCTTTCACCGACAGTGAGAGACTAATTGGAGAGGCTGCCAAGAATCTGGCAGCTGTCAACCCAGAAAGGACCATCTTTGATGTCAAGAGACTTATTGGAAGAAAGTAAGACTTACTCAAGTTGATTTTTGAcaatttgatttgatgggaTCAATGGTGACTGACATTTATCTTTTTGCAGGTTCGAAGATAAGGAAGTTCAAAGAGATATGAAGCTTGTTCCTTATAAGATTGTCAACAAGGATGGAAAACCTTACATACAAGTGAAAATTAAGGATGGTGAGACCAAGGTGTTCAGCCCTGAGGAAATCAGTGCCATGATTCTGACTAAGATGAAGGAAACTGCGGAAGCATTccttggaaagaaaattaatgatGCCGTGGTCACTGTCCCAGGTAACTGGAAGTCTGGAACAATTCACGACTTATTTCAACTGCAATTTGATTGTTTTCCTCCTGCTTTTGCCTTTATTTCAATATCTCACATTTTCCTTTAAAATGCACAGCTTACTTCAATGATGCTCAGAGGCAGGCCACCAAGGATGCTGGTGTCATTGCTGGTCTCAATGTTGCTAGAATTATCAATGAACCCACTGCTGCTGCCATTGCCTATGGATTGGACAAGAAAGGTGGCGAGAAGAACATTCTAGTCTTTGATCTTGGTGGTGGGACCTTTGATGTCAGTATCTTGACAATTGATAATGGTGTTTTTGAAGTTCTTGCCACAAATGGAGATACTCATCTTGGAGGTGAGTACTTTTATACACATACACACAAGCTAATGTCTGTTATTCTATggaaatgaaattatataatctttccttaaatttttccttttgttgCTAATGTCTGCTATTCTGTTTCCCCTTTCCAGGTGAGGACTTTGATCAGAGAATAATGGAGTACTTCATTAAATTGATCAAGAAAAAGCATGGAAAGGATATTAGCAAGGACAACAGAGCACTTGGCAAGCTGAGGAGAGAGGCTGAGCGTGCAAAGAGGGCTCTCAGCAGCCAGCACCAGGTCCGCGTGGAAATTGAATCACTTTTTGATGGTGTTGATTTTTCTGAGCCACT
This genomic interval from Glycine max cultivar Williams 82 chromosome 5, Glycine_max_v4.0, whole genome shotgun sequence contains the following:
- the LOC100805445 gene encoding importin subunit beta-1, translated to MAMEVTQILLNAQAVDGTLRKQAEESLKQFQEQNLPSFLFSLAGELANDDKPAESRKLAGLILKNALDAKEQHRKIEFVQRWLSLDPTLKSQIKAFLLRTLSSPSLDARSTASQVIAKVAGIELPHKQWPELIGSLLSNAHQLPAPTRQATLETLGYICEEVSPDVVDQDHVNKILTAVVQGMNSTEENNDVRLAAIKALYNALGFAQANFSNDMERDYIMRIVCETTQSPELKIRRAAFECLVAISSTYYEKLAPYIQDIFNITAKAVREDEEPVALQAIEFWSSICDEEIDILEEYGGDFSGDSEVPCFYFIKQALSFLVPMLLETLLKQEEDQDQDEGAWNIAMAGGTCLGLVARTVGDDIVPLVMPFIEENITKPDWRQREAATYAFGSILEGPSPDKLVPLVNMALNFMLTALMKDPNNHVKDTTAWTLGRMFEFLHGSALDTPIITPANCQQIITVLLQSMKDVPNVAEKACGALYFLAQGYEDAASASSPLTPFFQDIVHALLTVTHREDAGESRLRTAAYEALNEVVRCSNDETAPMVVQLVPLIMMELHQTLENQKVSSDERQNELQGLLCGCLQVIIQKLGSSEPTKYHFMQYADQIMGLFLRVFASRSATAHEEAMLAIGALAYATGADFAKYMTEFYKYLEMGLQNFEDYQVCAITVGVVGDVCRALEEKVLPYCDGIMTQLLKDLSSNQLHRSVKPPIFSCFGDIALAIGENFEKYLLYAMPMLQSAAELSAHTSGADDDMTEYTNSLRNGILEAYSGIFQGFKGSPKTQLLMSYAPHVLQFLDSLYMEKDMDDVVTKTAIGVLGDLADTLGSSAGPLIQQSVSSKDFLKECLSSDDHLIKESAEWAKLAISRAISF